A region of Allocoleopsis franciscana PCC 7113 DNA encodes the following proteins:
- a CDS encoding CHAT domain-containing protein encodes MIRKIFTQSTHPCPNFFRKKKRAQQEKILTFFLLPFAGFFFPSLVKAQSIVPAADGTGTVVTPTNNQIDITGGQLSGDGTNLFHSFSQFNLNQNQIANFLSNPSIQNILGRVSSGDASIINGLIQVTGGNSNLFLLNPAGIVFGSNASLNVPASFTATTATGISFGNNWFNATGVNDYQSLVGTPNTFAFNTSTPGAIVNAGNLAVGQGQNLTLLGGTAVSTGQLSAPGGHITVAAVPGSHWVRLSQQGSVLSLDIQPLTGNGSQPEQWTFPVASLPQLLTGGNAGNATGLAVNSDGTVQLTGSGIGVETGDVVAQNVTAQTATLSANHNLTLVESQLITTGNLTLLAKDTVRVRDSVTNPFMVQAGGNLYIQGDRHIDILALNHPQTPFTSGGQLSLVSNGDISGDAHFASNGFSILNLAGAPGNFVSLYDPIISSNGDVTFGNYTGVALKVESTGSITGGNITITGPDTALLAGSDPDIPILQSSPALILRAGLTTLANALNAPIQVGQTTFTSSGTSSSPASITVGNIDTSNQGQGSAGPVILSAPGNITTNNITSNDQGPGDAGSVTLTSTQGNIITGDILANDQGPGNAGSITLTAGGTNTIGVTNVQNQGPGNNGTLSIVPSPNPSPSPNPSPSPNPSPSPNPSPSPNPSPSPSPSPTPSPSTSPNPIPVPTPSPTSNSPTTNTGGSPTSTDSGSTISNTGGSSTSTNSGGTTSNTGGNTTSNAGGNATSTDSGSTTSNTGGSPTSTDSGNANSPGGDTTNTDGRAEEPTQASTNAAQSNSDSTPDSAEAASQLFSRLEGLFSRQYQDYFGLPVDTAVSTLADARNILLNIEQSTGVKPALIYVAFVPQNESREKTASQELGKENRLSQSKNQSKNSDRLELLVVTAQGVPIRKPIEGATREQVMKVADEFRSEVTRSRRDKSYLAPSRQLYRWIVAPIEADLKARGIENVSMVMDIGLRSLPIAALHDGQQFLIEKYSVGLMPSLTLTDTRYKDIKNSQILAMGASQFVEQKPLPAVPLELSTITDSLWQGEFFLNEAFTLGNLKAQRQQQPFGIIHLATHASFQAGSPGNSYIQLWDTKLRLNQLRELGWNNPPVELLVLSACQTALGNQDAELGFAGLAVQAGVKSTLGSLWFVSDEGTLGLMTEFYQQLKQVPIKAEALRQTQLAMLKGQVYLQGSQLVTSTQSAPLSEALAQLGDKNFEHPYFWAAFTLVGNPW; translated from the coding sequence ATGATCAGAAAAATCTTTACACAGAGTACTCATCCCTGCCCTAACTTTTTCAGGAAAAAGAAGAGAGCACAACAAGAAAAAATCTTGACTTTTTTCCTATTGCCTTTTGCTGGTTTTTTTTTCCCTTCTTTAGTAAAGGCACAATCCATCGTTCCGGCGGCTGACGGCACCGGGACAGTGGTAACACCTACGAACAATCAAATCGACATCACAGGCGGACAACTGTCTGGTGATGGAACTAATCTTTTCCATAGTTTCTCTCAATTCAACCTGAATCAAAACCAGATTGCAAACTTCCTCTCTAATCCATCCATTCAAAATATTTTGGGTCGAGTCAGCAGTGGAGATGCCTCAATTATTAACGGTTTAATTCAGGTTACAGGTGGTAATTCTAACTTATTTTTGCTCAACCCAGCCGGGATTGTTTTTGGTTCTAATGCAAGCTTAAATGTGCCTGCCTCTTTTACTGCCACAACGGCTACAGGAATTAGTTTTGGTAACAATTGGTTTAATGCCACGGGGGTGAATGACTATCAATCCTTAGTCGGTACGCCCAATACGTTTGCCTTCAATACCTCCACCCCTGGGGCAATTGTCAATGCTGGCAACCTTGCCGTGGGACAAGGACAAAACTTAACTCTTTTAGGGGGTACGGCAGTCAGTACCGGGCAACTGTCTGCACCCGGAGGACATATCACCGTCGCCGCCGTACCAGGCTCCCATTGGGTGCGCCTGAGCCAACAGGGAAGCGTACTCAGCTTGGACATCCAACCGCTGACGGGAAATGGTAGTCAACCAGAACAGTGGACATTCCCGGTTGCCTCTTTACCTCAACTTTTAACGGGTGGCAATGCAGGAAATGCCACGGGATTGGCTGTCAACAGCGATGGCACTGTGCAGCTAACAGGTTCCGGCATCGGTGTAGAAACTGGGGATGTGGTAGCGCAGAACGTAACGGCTCAAACGGCAACACTATCGGCGAACCACAATTTAACCTTAGTGGAAAGCCAACTCATCACGACCGGAAATCTGACGCTTCTGGCAAAGGATACGGTGCGAGTGCGGGATAGCGTGACCAATCCCTTTATGGTTCAGGCAGGGGGAAATCTCTATATTCAGGGCGATCGCCATATCGATATTTTGGCACTCAACCATCCCCAGACTCCGTTTACTAGCGGCGGTCAACTGAGTTTAGTCAGTAATGGTGATATTTCTGGGGATGCTCACTTTGCCAGTAATGGGTTCTCGATTCTCAACTTGGCAGGCGCTCCTGGTAATTTTGTCAGCCTTTACGACCCTATTATTAGTTCAAATGGGGATGTCACGTTTGGAAATTACACCGGTGTGGCACTTAAGGTAGAGTCTACAGGCAGCATCACGGGTGGGAATATCACAATTACGGGGCCTGATACCGCTCTGCTTGCGGGTTCCGATCCGGATATTCCAATTTTGCAGAGTAGTCCAGCCCTGATTTTGCGAGCGGGTTTGACTACCTTAGCCAATGCCCTGAATGCTCCTATTCAAGTAGGGCAAACAACCTTTACTTCTTCTGGAACCTCGTCATCTCCGGCAAGCATTACCGTAGGGAATATTGACACCTCGAATCAAGGTCAAGGCAGTGCTGGACCTGTGATCTTATCGGCTCCAGGCAACATTACCACCAACAATATCACTTCAAACGATCAGGGGCCAGGTGATGCTGGTTCTGTAACGTTGACGAGTACACAGGGTAATATTATCACAGGTGATATTTTAGCTAACGATCAAGGCCCAGGTAATGCTGGTTCCATCACGCTTACGGCTGGAGGTACAAATACCATCGGCGTCACCAATGTCCAGAATCAAGGTCCTGGTAATAATGGCACTTTGTCCATAGTACCCAGTCCGAATCCTTCACCCAGTCCGAATCCTTCACCCAGTCCGAATCCTTCACCCAGTCCGAATCCTTCACCCAGTCCGAATCCTTCACCCAGTCCGAGTCCCTCACCTACTCCAAGTCCTTCCACCAGTCCAAATCCCATACCCGTTCCCACTCCCTCACCCACCTCAAACTCTCCAACTACCAATACGGGGGGTAGCCCAACCAGCACTGATAGTGGCAGCACAATCAGCAATACGGGGGGTAGCTCAACCAGCACTAATAGTGGCGGCACAACCAGCAATACGGGAGGTAACACAACCAGCAATGCAGGAGGTAACGCAACCAGTACTGACAGTGGCAGCACAACTAGCAATACGGGAGGTAGCCCAACCAGCACTGACAGTGGCAATGCCAACTCACCTGGAGGAGACACAACCAACACCGATGGTAGAGCGGAAGAACCGACTCAAGCTAGTACCAATGCAGCACAGAGCAATTCTGATTCCACGCCGGATTCTGCTGAGGCTGCATCACAACTGTTTTCCAGGCTAGAAGGGCTGTTCTCGCGACAATACCAAGACTATTTTGGGTTGCCTGTTGATACAGCAGTTTCAACTTTGGCAGATGCCCGTAACATTCTCCTGAATATTGAGCAATCCACTGGAGTGAAGCCGGCACTCATCTATGTCGCATTTGTACCCCAGAACGAAAGCCGTGAGAAAACAGCTTCGCAAGAGTTGGGGAAAGAAAATCGTCTCTCCCAGAGTAAGAACCAGAGTAAGAATAGCGATCGCTTAGAATTGCTGGTGGTGACAGCTCAAGGAGTGCCGATTCGCAAGCCGATTGAGGGAGCAACGCGTGAGCAAGTCATGAAAGTTGCAGATGAGTTTCGTTCTGAGGTAACCCGCTCTCGCAGGGATAAGAGCTATCTGGCTCCATCGCGACAACTCTATCGATGGATAGTGGCTCCTATAGAAGCCGATTTAAAAGCGCGAGGCATTGAGAACGTGAGTATGGTGATGGATATTGGCTTGCGTTCTCTTCCTATTGCTGCTCTCCATGATGGTCAACAGTTTCTGATCGAGAAATACAGCGTTGGCTTGATGCCCAGTCTAACGTTGACGGATACCCGCTACAAGGATATTAAAAACTCCCAGATTCTAGCGATGGGGGCATCGCAATTTGTCGAGCAAAAACCCTTACCGGCTGTGCCGCTAGAATTATCCACGATTACTGATTCTTTGTGGCAAGGCGAATTCTTTCTTAACGAGGCATTTACCCTAGGAAATCTTAAGGCACAGCGACAACAGCAACCGTTTGGGATCATCCATTTGGCTACTCATGCTTCTTTCCAAGCAGGGAGTCCCGGCAACTCTTACATTCAACTTTGGGACACCAAACTGCGGTTGAATCAACTACGAGAATTAGGCTGGAATAATCCACCCGTCGAGTTATTAGTCTTGAGTGCCTGTCAGACAGCTTTGGGGAATCAGGATGCTGAATTAGGCTTTGCAGGGTTAGCTGTGCAAGCTGGGGTTAAGTCAACTTTGGGCAGTTTGTGGTTTGTCAGTGATGAGGGAACGCTGGGGTTAATGACAGAGTTCTATCAGCAGCTAAAGCAGGTACCGATTAAGGCAGAGGCATTGCGACAAACACAACTGGCAATGCTTAAAGGACAGGTGTATCTCCAAGGAAGCCAATTAGTCACGAGTACTCAATCAGCGCCTCTTTCAGAAGCACTCGCCCAGCTAGGAGACAAAAATTTTGAACATCCTTATTTTTGGGCGGCTTTTACGTTGGTTGGGAATCCTTGGTAA
- a CDS encoding chemotaxis protein CheW translates to MNNLLLHLQSGEPELSRTRKITSLVKLIVFNIGRLNLALRIESVYKVVNHTSTYGSGLKAVGITHLGEGEITVVDLHQRFFNASQISESNLSSYLIVVQNITGELYGIPVNETPALMEVSRGMIRVLPESYRRSDTLDVASHVAVIPQNETSITIFVLDVDRLLPMFQELSAQL, encoded by the coding sequence ATGAACAATCTGTTACTTCACTTACAATCTGGTGAGCCTGAACTTTCCAGAACAAGGAAAATTACATCATTAGTCAAACTCATCGTCTTCAACATTGGGCGTCTAAATCTGGCTTTACGGATTGAGTCAGTTTACAAAGTGGTTAATCATACATCTACTTATGGGAGTGGATTGAAAGCAGTAGGAATAACTCACTTAGGTGAGGGTGAAATTACCGTTGTAGATTTGCATCAACGCTTTTTTAACGCTAGCCAAATCAGCGAATCTAACCTAAGCAGCTATCTAATAGTTGTACAAAATATCACAGGTGAACTCTATGGAATTCCAGTTAATGAGACTCCTGCTTTAATGGAAGTTTCACGAGGAATGATTCGGGTTTTACCAGAGTCTTACCGCCGTTCAGATACGTTAGATGTCGCGAGTCATGTAGCAGTTATTCCCCAAAATGAAACATCCATCACTATTTTTGTCCTGGATGTTGACCGACTCCTGCCAATGTTCCAAGAACTTTCTGCTCAACTGTAA
- a CDS encoding hybrid sensor histidine kinase/response regulator: MGNWENYPLSSWHSFFPNYQCPITNAQLPIPHHETMALNPEIRDQAYQFFIEEAPELLQAIESGLLTLKQEKNTSHVHNLMRFAHSIKGGAASVELEAIATLAHRLENIFKVLYSDELHVDTDLESQLLQAYDCLRLPLMEQIQTGYFDPSQAFDLAEPIFAQLEERFSEQLSQADTYMPSSADLGVDMTQSIFEVDVAQGVERLTVVVANPQNYEVAGELRAQAEVFAGFAEFLNLPDFGAIAHTTLAALKAHPDRALEITQLALVDFQMARVAVLAGRNSSTRSCVEIKPSPALIALANTATPITESIVELEPSFEPVEDDIFSLFDLSVAPAEDSMSSLFEPSLEAAEDNLFSSFELSVEPSKEVTKEITRSIIEPNIEPSEDNISSLFESNIEPIEDNISSLFEANIEPNEETISSLFELTHAEIEDPIPSLEDIFGGAMATPDIAGEQCLSFGEDGERENKSAAFDSKLVSDSEILEVEWAQAIGITDEAEAGIPALEQGFGDAFIPVEIEAPTSSAIVPVTSSFDALQAQTSEEIELSSTPETLEVAIHQIEQIFESLPELAESSIEVIANSLTPNSKVNIQDSTTVNSPTGAKSEAAPTPNLSVRVDVERLGRMNNLVGELAINRNGLSLQNEQLQGSVRELLNRFSRVQNLVGQLQNLSDKMLIAPERHNLGSLPRILDPLGTFKVAQSNFDDFDSLELDNYGVVHSELQGLLEEMMQLEESVDDIVLFAKATDQTLERQRQMLTQLRDELMWARMLPLGEVLNRFPRMLRDLSTTYHKPISLKLSGTGVLVDKAVLEKLFDPLLHLIRNAFDHGIESRDIRRSLRKPEQGQIEIKAYHRGSQTVIEVKDDGQGLNLERISRRAVELGLVSVEQLAMIPTSRLFNLIFEPGFSTASEVSELSGRGVGLDVVRSQLRSLKGTIGVSSETGVGTTFSLRLPLTLTIAKLLVCFSGSTALALPSDSIEEIVIPKPEQIKYSGSQQFLHWRGEIVPTYRLTELLEYACPLPDTSPSRALLAVPTPESWASPMLVLRQENTFLALEVDRLVTEQELVIKPFGSAIAPPSSTYGCTILGDGSVIPVIDATVLLDQLLAQSAAATATTTGLNPQAMLMESAAPGSASFSNSLPHSTPMKTPTVLVVDDAVALRRTLALSLERAGIRVLQARDGREAIERLQQSSSVELVICDIEMPNMNGFEFLSHRRQDPQISTIPVVMLTSRSNDKHRWLAMQLGANAYFTKPYLEQEFLVAIKQLMGQPTVERIPV, translated from the coding sequence ATGGGTAATTGGGAAAATTATCCCTTGTCTTCCTGGCATTCTTTTTTTCCCAATTACCAATGCCCAATCACCAATGCCCAATTACCAATTCCCCATCACGAAACTATGGCACTCAATCCTGAGATCCGCGACCAAGCCTATCAGTTTTTTATCGAAGAAGCTCCCGAACTGTTACAGGCGATCGAATCAGGTTTGCTCACCCTGAAGCAGGAGAAAAATACGAGCCACGTTCACAACTTGATGCGATTTGCCCACTCGATTAAAGGTGGAGCCGCTAGCGTAGAACTCGAAGCAATTGCCACCCTCGCTCACCGCCTAGAAAATATCTTCAAGGTACTCTACAGCGATGAGTTACACGTTGATACTGACCTGGAAAGTCAACTGCTGCAAGCCTACGACTGTCTGCGTCTTCCTTTAATGGAGCAGATTCAAACCGGTTACTTTGACCCCTCCCAAGCCTTTGACTTAGCCGAACCCATCTTTGCCCAGCTTGAGGAACGCTTTAGTGAGCAATTGAGCCAAGCAGACACTTACATGCCGAGTTCAGCCGACTTGGGCGTGGATATGACTCAGTCGATTTTTGAAGTCGATGTGGCTCAGGGAGTAGAACGCCTCACTGTTGTTGTCGCTAATCCTCAAAACTATGAAGTAGCAGGAGAACTGAGGGCACAAGCGGAAGTGTTTGCGGGGTTTGCCGAGTTTCTCAACTTGCCCGATTTTGGCGCGATCGCTCACACCACCCTAGCGGCTCTGAAGGCTCACCCTGACCGCGCTTTAGAGATTACGCAACTAGCGCTGGTGGACTTTCAGATGGCAAGAGTTGCCGTACTCGCAGGTAGAAATTCTAGCACTCGCTCTTGTGTTGAGATTAAACCGTCTCCAGCTTTAATCGCCTTAGCCAATACCGCTACTCCAATAACTGAGTCGATTGTCGAGCTAGAGCCAAGCTTTGAACCCGTTGAAGACGATATCTTCTCCCTATTTGATCTGAGTGTTGCTCCAGCCGAAGATAGCATGTCTTCACTGTTTGAGCCGAGCTTGGAAGCAGCGGAAGACAACCTATTTTCTTCGTTTGAACTGAGCGTTGAACCCAGTAAAGAGGTCACCAAAGAGATCACCCGTTCCATCATTGAGCCGAATATTGAACCGAGTGAAGACAATATTTCTTCGTTATTCGAGTCGAATATTGAACCGATTGAAGACAATATTTCTTCGTTATTCGAGGCCAATATTGAACCCAATGAAGAAACCATCTCTTCGCTATTCGAGCTAACCCATGCAGAAATAGAAGACCCTATTCCCTCACTTGAAGACATCTTTGGCGGGGCTATGGCTACCCCTGATATAGCAGGGGAACAGTGCCTAAGCTTTGGTGAGGACGGGGAACGAGAGAACAAGTCTGCTGCCTTTGACAGCAAGTTGGTATCAGATAGTGAAATCCTAGAGGTTGAATGGGCACAAGCGATAGGAATAACGGATGAGGCGGAAGCAGGGATTCCTGCATTAGAGCAGGGTTTTGGGGATGCTTTTATTCCTGTAGAGATAGAGGCTCCAACATCAAGCGCTATCGTCCCGGTGACATCGTCATTCGATGCACTTCAAGCACAAACCTCAGAAGAGATTGAGCTCAGTTCAACACCAGAGACTTTAGAAGTAGCGATTCATCAGATTGAGCAAATCTTTGAGAGTTTACCAGAGCTTGCTGAATCAAGTATAGAGGTGATCGCTAATAGCTTGACACCCAATTCTAAAGTCAATATTCAAGATTCCACAACCGTTAATTCTCCAACTGGAGCGAAGAGTGAAGCGGCTCCCACGCCTAACCTATCGGTGCGGGTTGATGTGGAACGATTGGGACGGATGAATAATTTAGTGGGTGAGCTTGCCATTAACCGCAATGGACTCTCGCTGCAAAATGAGCAACTCCAGGGATCGGTTCGAGAACTGCTGAATCGATTTTCTCGTGTGCAAAATTTGGTGGGTCAATTGCAGAACTTGTCAGACAAAATGCTAATTGCTCCAGAACGCCACAACTTAGGGTCACTACCCCGGATTTTAGATCCGTTGGGAACATTCAAGGTTGCGCAATCAAATTTTGATGATTTTGACTCTCTGGAATTGGACAACTATGGAGTTGTTCACTCTGAGTTGCAAGGACTCCTCGAAGAGATGATGCAGCTTGAAGAGTCGGTGGATGATATTGTCTTGTTTGCAAAGGCGACGGATCAGACGCTGGAACGACAGCGACAAATGCTAACTCAATTGCGGGATGAACTGATGTGGGCGCGAATGTTGCCCCTAGGGGAAGTACTCAACCGTTTTCCTCGGATGTTGCGGGATTTATCGACCACTTATCACAAACCGATCAGTTTAAAGCTGAGTGGTACGGGAGTGTTGGTGGATAAAGCCGTTTTGGAAAAACTCTTCGATCCCTTGCTGCACTTAATTCGGAACGCCTTCGATCATGGGATCGAATCGAGAGACATTCGACGCAGCTTGAGGAAACCGGAACAAGGTCAAATTGAAATTAAAGCTTACCACCGAGGCAGTCAAACCGTCATTGAAGTTAAGGATGATGGTCAAGGTTTAAATCTCGAACGGATTAGTCGTCGGGCGGTGGAATTAGGGTTGGTGTCAGTTGAACAACTGGCGATGATTCCCACGAGTCGCTTGTTCAACTTAATTTTCGAGCCGGGATTTTCCACCGCCAGTGAAGTGAGTGAGCTTTCGGGACGGGGTGTCGGATTGGATGTGGTGCGATCACAATTGCGATCGCTCAAAGGCACGATTGGGGTTTCTTCGGAGACGGGAGTGGGTACCACGTTTAGCTTACGCCTGCCGTTAACCTTAACCATTGCCAAGTTACTCGTCTGTTTCAGCGGTTCCACAGCGCTGGCGTTGCCGTCTGACAGTATTGAAGAAATTGTTATTCCTAAACCGGAGCAAATTAAGTATTCGGGAAGCCAGCAGTTTTTGCACTGGCGCGGAGAAATTGTGCCCACCTATCGACTGACTGAGCTTTTGGAGTATGCCTGTCCCTTACCGGACACATCTCCCAGCCGAGCGTTACTGGCTGTACCGACGCCGGAGAGTTGGGCGTCGCCCATGTTAGTCCTGCGCCAAGAAAACACTTTTCTAGCGTTAGAAGTGGATCGATTGGTAACCGAGCAAGAACTGGTGATCAAACCGTTTGGAAGTGCGATCGCACCTCCCAGTTCCACCTACGGTTGTACCATTTTGGGGGATGGCAGTGTGATTCCTGTGATTGATGCAACGGTTCTGCTCGATCAACTCTTAGCCCAAAGTGCAGCGGCAACGGCGACAACGACAGGATTGAATCCGCAGGCGATGCTGATGGAGTCAGCCGCACCGGGAAGTGCATCATTCAGCAACAGCTTGCCTCATAGCACACCGATGAAAACGCCAACCGTTTTGGTGGTGGATGATGCCGTTGCCTTGCGCCGAACCTTGGCTCTCAGCTTAGAAAGAGCCGGAATTAGAGTCTTACAAGCCAGAGATGGGCGGGAAGCAATCGAACGATTGCAGCAAAGTTCATCCGTAGAATTAGTAATTTGTGACATTGAAATGCCAAACATGAATGGCTTTGAATTCTTGAGTCATCGTCGCCAAGACCCTCAAATCTCGACCATTCCGGTTGTTATGTTGACCTCCCGAAGTAATGATAAGCATCGATGGTTAGCCATGCAATTAGGGGCTAATGCTTACTTTACTAAGCCTTATTTAGAACAAGAGTTTTTAGTGGCAATTAAACAGCTCATGGGTCAACCGACTGTTGAACGAATACCTGTTTAG
- a CDS encoding methyl-accepting chemotaxis protein has translation MTQISPNSSKNDTNGNGRMPSSKTLQLEGGTAGNHALPVHNTGISEPGLLIPKAPFSDRKRHGFQWSSLRTKAAILAISLGTIPVLVTGGIGYYFANRGFTEQIATVKLDRAAGLEDKLKRFMRERYGDIQVISRRNFLTKAEFRDKISVEEKEASLDEIVENYKTYDLISVSDLKGNVILKSKSDPLPNQSDREYFQDVLKTDKPVITSAIIPRVSANPERPAINIAAPVKDSVTGKTIAIVRARLPVESLDELSKNFAASGDEYYVIDTAINKIFLGSQKSKEFKEPLPIFPGLSKLQAADKPNTLIFNDQAEKVEKLFGFTKFTKLEGLPDLPWQVIIAQPTRLAFEPQRQLLLAVSLGTLITAVLVSAIAIFVTNRTVRPILSAAGAVDKIGQGELETRLEIQGEDEIAELGSNINVMAEQLQTFVQEQTLAAERAFLLTKVTGSRALSSQELNNLFGEVVDDARKSLNVDRIVIYRFNPNGDGEIVSESVARGWPSALITKIDHSFVSEQQLEAYIEGSIQPINNILNANLAPEQLRVMERLEIRASVEVPILNEGRPYALLMAHHCETAHTWQSSEINFLQQLAAQMGLSLDRVLLLEQTEQLAQEQRQLKEGLQRRALDLLQEVDPISKGDLTIRAKVTADEIGTIADSYNATVGNLRKIVLQVQQAASQVAQTTSSNEASIQSLSTEALRQAEEIALALDRAQEMAQSVQLVAGNAEEALAAVVEASQTVEEGDQAMNRTVDGILAIRETVAETAKKVKHLGESSQKISTVVNLISTFAAQTNLLALNASIEAARAGEEGRGFAVVADEVRSLARQSAEATSEIEKLVAAIQGETNEVVAAMEAGTEQVVMGTKLVDETRQSLNKITTVSSKISDLVASITQATVVQSQASQAVTQTMTNVAAIAEKTSQEATFVSSSFEQLLKVAKALETEVGQFKVG, from the coding sequence ATGACTCAGATTTCTCCTAATTCTTCTAAAAATGACACGAACGGAAACGGTCGTATGCCCTCTTCTAAGACTCTTCAGCTTGAAGGTGGAACGGCTGGTAATCATGCGCTTCCAGTTCATAACACGGGTATAAGTGAGCCTGGATTACTGATTCCCAAAGCGCCTTTCTCAGACCGTAAACGCCACGGTTTTCAATGGAGCAGCCTGCGAACCAAAGCCGCAATATTGGCTATTAGTCTTGGTACTATCCCAGTGCTAGTAACGGGTGGAATTGGCTATTATTTTGCAAACCGAGGGTTTACGGAACAAATTGCTACGGTCAAATTAGACCGTGCTGCTGGTTTGGAAGATAAGCTCAAACGCTTCATGCGGGAACGTTATGGGGATATTCAAGTTATATCTCGGCGTAACTTTCTCACTAAAGCTGAGTTTAGAGACAAAATTTCTGTTGAGGAAAAAGAAGCATCTTTAGACGAAATCGTCGAAAATTATAAAACCTATGACCTTATTTCTGTAAGTGATTTGAAGGGCAATGTCATTCTCAAATCTAAAAGCGATCCTTTACCCAATCAAAGTGATCGGGAATATTTTCAAGACGTTCTTAAAACAGATAAACCCGTCATTACTAGTGCGATCATACCTAGGGTTTCTGCAAATCCTGAAAGACCTGCGATTAACATTGCAGCACCTGTAAAAGATAGCGTTACGGGTAAAACAATTGCCATTGTCCGCGCCCGTTTGCCAGTTGAAAGTCTAGATGAGTTGAGCAAAAACTTCGCTGCAAGTGGAGACGAATATTATGTGATTGACACCGCGATCAACAAAATTTTTCTGGGTTCGCAGAAAAGTAAGGAATTTAAAGAGCCTCTGCCCATTTTCCCAGGCTTATCTAAACTGCAAGCTGCTGACAAACCTAATACTTTAATCTTTAACGATCAGGCGGAGAAGGTTGAGAAATTGTTCGGCTTTACCAAGTTTACAAAACTAGAAGGCTTACCTGATTTGCCCTGGCAAGTCATTATTGCACAGCCAACAAGACTTGCATTTGAACCCCAGAGACAATTACTTCTAGCCGTATCGCTTGGTACTTTAATCACAGCCGTCTTGGTGAGTGCGATCGCGATTTTCGTCACCAACCGCACGGTACGTCCCATTCTCTCGGCGGCAGGCGCGGTGGACAAAATTGGTCAGGGAGAACTGGAAACCCGCCTAGAAATTCAAGGGGAAGATGAAATTGCCGAACTGGGATCGAACATTAACGTGATGGCGGAACAGCTACAGACGTTTGTGCAAGAACAAACACTCGCTGCTGAACGAGCCTTCCTACTCACCAAAGTGACGGGTTCTCGTGCTCTAAGTTCGCAGGAATTGAATAATCTCTTCGGTGAAGTTGTGGATGATGCCCGTAAAAGCCTGAACGTTGATCGCATTGTGATTTATCGCTTCAACCCCAATGGGGATGGGGAAATCGTATCTGAATCGGTGGCAAGAGGTTGGCCCAGTGCCCTGATTACCAAAATTGATCACTCTTTTGTATCAGAGCAGCAACTCGAAGCGTATATCGAGGGTAGTATTCAGCCCATAAATAACATCCTCAACGCCAATCTTGCGCCAGAGCAGTTGAGAGTAATGGAACGTCTGGAAATCAGAGCCAGTGTGGAAGTCCCGATTCTCAATGAAGGTCGGCCTTATGCGTTGCTGATGGCTCACCACTGCGAAACTGCCCATACTTGGCAATCCTCGGAGATCAACTTCCTCCAGCAATTAGCGGCTCAGATGGGTCTGTCCCTCGACCGTGTACTCCTACTTGAACAAACGGAACAACTGGCTCAAGAGCAGCGCCAACTCAAAGAAGGCTTACAGCGACGTGCTCTAGACTTGCTCCAGGAAGTAGACCCGATTAGTAAAGGGGATCTGACTATCCGGGCAAAGGTAACAGCGGATGAAATTGGTACAATCGCTGACTCCTACAACGCTACAGTAGGTAACTTGCGGAAAATCGTGCTTCAAGTGCAACAAGCCGCCAGTCAGGTGGCTCAAACGACCAGTAGTAATGAAGCCTCGATTCAATCACTATCGACGGAAGCCTTACGCCAAGCCGAGGAAATTGCACTGGCTCTAGATCGAGCACAAGAAATGGCGCAATCGGTGCAATTGGTGGCGGGCAACGCAGAAGAAGCCTTAGCCGCTGTGGTCGAAGCCTCTCAAACGGTGGAAGAAGGTGACCAAGCCATGAACCGTACAGTAGACGGGATTCTGGCAATTCGAGAAACAGTGGCAGAAACAGCCAAAAAAGTCAAACACTTAGGTGAATCGTCCCAAAAGATTTCTACCGTCGTTAACCTGATTAGTACCTTCGCCGCACAGACGAACCTGCTAGCGTTGAACGCCAGTATTGAGGCGGCACGCGCCGGGGAAGAAGGACGAGGCTTCGCGGTGGTTGCGGATGAAGTGCGATCGCTCGCACGGCAATCAGCAGAAGCCACCAGCGAAATTGAAAAACTCGTGGCTGCGATTCAAGGGGAAACTAATGAGGTGGTTGCTGCCATGGAAGCAGGTACTGAGCAGGTTGTGATGGGAACCAAACTCGTGGATGAAACCCGCCAGAGTCTGAACAAAATTACCACCGTTAGTTCCAAGATTAGCGACTTGGTTGCATCCATTACCCAAGCCACCGTTGTTCAGTCCCAAGCCTCCCAAGCCGTGACTCAAACCATGACCAACGTCGCCGCGATCGCGGAAAAAACCTCCCAAGAAGCCACGTTTGTATCCTCTTCCTTTGAGCAACTCCTAAAAGTAGCGAAAGCCCTAGAAACAGAAGTGGGTCAGTTCAAAGTCGGTTAA